One segment of Megachile rotundata isolate GNS110a chromosome 4, iyMegRotu1, whole genome shotgun sequence DNA contains the following:
- the LOC100879146 gene encoding tetraspanin-7: MTKRLETAATMACMKTLLMLFNCVFWVFGILMLCIGIWMRIQLRDYVDVSAESGRAALLALASLGAILTLTATLACCCTTHGHPALLYLYGAFLAVVTLLELGAGASIYAYRTNLNEKFDQDFNDTMAVYSQDERKTADIDTIQSTLLCCGNRGYTDWLKMVPMKDIPLSCCKVPKKECNTSETNDIYTQGCYTLVLDFINSNIGLVAGIAIGVAFYPLVGVFLACCLASNINKVKYEQVA, translated from the exons ATGACAAAACGTTTGGAAACGGCAGCCACGATGGCTTGCATGAAAACTCTGCTGATGCTCTTCAACTGCGTCTTCTGG GTATTTGGTATACTGATGTTATGTATCGGTATTTGGATGAGAATACAACTTCGAGACTACGTTGACGTAAGCGCAGAAAGTGGAAGGGCAGCTTTATTGGCGTTAGCAAGTTTGGGAGCAATTTTGACTTTGACAGCGACGCTTGCCTGTTGTTGTACAACACACGGTCATCCAGCGCTTCTGTACTTG TACGGTGCATTCTTGGCTGTCGTCACGTTATTAGAGCTTGGAGCTGGAGCATCAATTTACGCTTATCGTACCAATTTGAACGAAAAGTTCGATCAGGACTTCAATGATACTATGGCCGTTTATTCACAGGATGAGAGGAAAACTGCTGACATTGACACCATACAGTCTACT CTGCTATGCTGCGGTAACAGGGGCTACACAGATTGGTTAAAAATGGTCCCAATGAAAGACATTCCACTATCTTGTTGCAAAGTTCCAAAGAAAGAATGCAACACTTCTGAAACAAATGATATTTACACTCAG GGATGCTACACTCTTGTTCTGGATTTCATAAACAGTAACATTGGTTTGGTCGCTGGAATTGCAATCGGTGTAGCATTTTACCCTCTGGTTGGTGTTTTCCTGGCGTGTTGTTTAGCCAGTAACATCAACAAAGTCAAGTACGAGCAGGTTGCTTAG